A section of the Mangifera indica cultivar Alphonso chromosome 12, CATAS_Mindica_2.1, whole genome shotgun sequence genome encodes:
- the LOC123192526 gene encoding glutamate receptor 2.7-like — MSVKTLSKLCLFYVVLIFLFCLTCHGVEASDSENGIINVGAIIDKNSLIGKQEITAMNVAVQSFNSNSKSHKLSLHIRDHGRDPFQAATAAEKLIKEEKVKVIVGMETWEEAAPVADIAGRDQVPVVSFATPAITPSSMSLRWPFLIRMANNDSEQIKCIVALAQSYNWRRVVAVYEDNAYGGDSGKLALLSEGLQRVSSEIEYHLVLPPTSSISDMKEIVRDELEKIHDVQSRVFVVLQSSLPMIVHLFREAKKMGFLRRDSAWIVTDTVANYLDSLNTDVISSMEGTLGIKNYYSETGTSYREFSSQFQRNFTAEYPEEGYFKPGIYALLAFDSIRLVIQEIDILTGNSSSPEMLVGNMLSSNFSGLSGRIHFKEGQLLNTDILRIVNVIGRRYKELHFWLPTRGFSRTLNVKDENNSEVVDQTDGLADDVIWPGRWKQVPKGWTMPTPEKPLRIGVPVKTFFEKFVVESFDDSTKKMEYSGFCIDLFFKVLGELDYNLPYEFVPHNGSYDELIMGVYNKTYDAAVGDVTILEERTKYVEFTQPYTESGLTMIVPAKSENSMWMFLKPFTFKLWMVTTAAFIYTVLIVWLMEHQSNPDFNQISATLWFTFSSVFFAHKENINSNLSRVVVILWLFVVFVMTSSYTASLSSLLTVQRLEPTVADMEFLRTHNLTVGCSNDSFVKSYLNTVFNITNINAFDNIETNYVQELESKNIAALFLEVPYEKVFFDKYCKNYTTTETYRFGGFGFAFQKGSPLALDFSRAILELSEHGKIKPIEDEWFAPSPDCSATESNIKTGRLTLHNFWGLYLVYGICSGSCFLIFIFRLLKSYFTYHEEKYEGQVPPRRHCGLKMAVSLARFFYNGRQSKSSPTVSSVVNEAQDSRGECGTPSDTSEKLHISVPVYSNNPFHRTLSHRYTR, encoded by the exons ATGTCTGTTAAAACACTTTCaaaactttgtttattttacGTTGTACTCATCTTCCTTTTCTGCCTGACCTGCCATGGAGTTGAGGCGTCCGATAGTGAGAACGGGATTATAAACGTCGGTGCAATTATCGATAAGAATTCCCTCATTGGGAAGCAAGAGATTACGGCCATGAATGTCGCAGTGCAAAGTTTCAACAGTAACTCAAAAAGCCACAAGCTCTCCCTTCACATCCGGGACCATGGAAGAGACCCCTTCCAAGCTGCTACCGCAg CCGAGAAGCTGATTAAGGAAGAGAAGGTGAAAGTGATTGTTGGCATGGAGACATGGGAGGAAGCAGCTCCAGTTGCTGATATAGCAGGCCGGGATCAAGTTCCTGTTGTTTCATTTGCAACACCTGCTATAACACCTTCATCAATGTCTCTTCGATGGCCTTTCTTGATAAGAATGGCTAACAATGATTCTGAACAAATAAAATGCATTGTGGCTCTAGCTCAGTCCTATAATTGGAGAAGAGTTGTAGCCGTATATGAAGATAATGCATATGGAGGAGATTCTGGGAAATTGGCTCTTTTATCTGAGGGTCTCCAACGCGTTAGTTCTGAGATTGAGTATCACTTGGTTCTTCCACCGACTTCTTCCATATCTGACATGAAAGAAATTGTTCGAGATGAGCTAGAAAAGATACACGATGTACAATCTCGGGTTTTCGTCGTTCTTCAGTCATCCTTGCCCATGATTGTTCACCTGTTTAGAGAGGCCAAAAAGATGGGATTTTTAAGGAGAGACTCGGCATGGATAGTTACAGATACTGTTGCAAATTACCTAGACTCTCTTAACACCGATGTCATCTCCTCTATGGAAGGCACTCTAGGAATCAAGAATTACTATTCTGAAACGGGTACTTCTTATCGGGAGTTTTCTTCCCAGTTCCAGAGAAATTTCACTGCTGAATATCCAGAAGAAGGTTACTTTAAGCCAGGAATTTATGCACTTCTAGCGTTTGATAGCATTAGACTCGTAATACAGGAGATAGACATATTGACTGGTAACAGTAGCAGTCCCGAAATGTTGGTAGGAAATATGTTATCTAGTAATTTCTCTGGGTTAAGTGGCAGAATTCATTTCAAAGAAGGTCAGCTATTGAACACAGACATTCTCAGGATTGTCAATGTCATTGGAAGAAGATACAAGGAGCTTCACTTCTGGTTGCCAACGCGTGGATTCTCGAGGACACTCAAcgttaaagatgaaaataatagTGAAGTTGTTGATCAAACAGATGGTTTGGCTGATGATGTGATTTGGCCTGGGAGGTGGAAGCAAGTGCCGAAAGGATGGACAATGCCTACGCCTGAAAAACCATTGAGAATCGGAGTCCCAGTTAAAACCTTTTTCGAGAAGTTTGTGGTTGAATCCTTTGATGATTCTACTAAAAAGATGGAATATTCTGGCTTCTGCATTGATCTTTTCTTTAAGGTGCTAGGAGAGTTGGACTATAATCTACCATACGAATTTGTACCTCATAATGGCAGTTATGATGAACTGATTATGGGCGTTTACAACAAG ACTTATGATGCTGCAGTAGGCGATGTGACCATTCTAGAGGAAAGAACAAAATACGTGGAATTTACGCAACCATACACTGAGTCAGGGTTGACGATGATAGTTCCAGCCAAGTCTGAAAATTCAATGTGGATGTTCTTGAAGCCTTTCACCTTTAAATTGTGGATGGTCACCACTGCCGCCTTCATCTACACGGTGCTAATCGTATGGCTCATGGAGCATCAGTCAAATCCTGATTTCAATCAAATAAGCGCCACTCTTTGGTTCACTTTCTCTTCCGTCTTCTTTGCTCACA aagaaaatattaatagcaACTTGAGTCGAGTAGTGGTTATACTGTGGCTGTTCGTTGTGTTTGTGATGACATCAAGCTACACTGCTAGTCTGTCTTCACTGCTCACCGTCCAGCGACTTGAACCAACTGTTGCAGATATGGAGTTCCTAAGGACGCACAACTTAACTGTTGGCTGTAGTAACGATTCGTTTGTAAAGAGTTACCTCAACACTGTGTTCaacattacaaatattaatGCCTTTGACAATATAGAAACCAATTATGTTCAAGAACTTGAAAGCAAGAACATCGCTGCCTTATTTCTTGAAGTTCCATACGAAAAAGTCTTCTTCGACAAGTACTGCAAAAATTACACTACCACAGAAACCTACAGATTTGGAGGCTTCGGATTT GCGTTTCAAAAAGGTTCCCCTCTAGCGCTTGATTTTTCCAGGGCCATTCTGGAACTATCAGAGCATGGGAAAATAAAACCAATTGAAGACGAGTGGTTTGCGCCTTCGCCCGATTGTTCAGCCACTGAGAGCAATATTAAAACGGGACGCTTGACTCTCCATAACTTCTGGGGTCTCTACCTTGTATATGGCATCTGTTCTGGTTCTTGTTTTCTGATTTTCATCTTTCGATTATTGAAAAGCTATTTTACGTATCACGAAGAGAAATACGAGGGCCAAGTGCCCCCAAGGCGCCACTGTGGCTTGAAAATGGCTGTTAGTCTTGCAAGGTTTTTTTATAATGGAAGGCAGAGTAAGAGCAGTCCAACAGTAAGTTCAGTTGTTAATGAAGCACAGGATTCCAGGGGTGAATGTGGAACTCCTTCTGACACTTCAGAGAAGCTTCATATCTCTGTACCGGTGTATTCTAACAACCCGTTCCACAGAACGTTGTCGCATAGATATACTCGTTAA
- the LOC123192528 gene encoding glutamate receptor 2.7-like — translation MSVKTVSKLCLFYVVLIFLFCLTCHGVEASDSEDGIINIGAIIDKNSSIGKREITAMNVAVQSFNSNSTSHKLSLHIRDHGRDPFQAATAAEKLIKEEKVKVIVGMETWEEAAPVADIGSRDQVPVVSFATPAITPSSMSLRWPFLIRMANNDSEQINCIVALAQSYNWRRVVAVYEDNAYGGDSGKLALLSEGLQRVSSEIEYHLVLPPTSSISDMKEIVRDELEKIHDVQSRVFVVLQSSLPMIIHLFREAKKMGFLRGDSAWIVTDTVANYLDSLNTDVISSMEGTLGIKNYYYETGTSYQEFCSQFQRNFTAEYPEEGYFKPGIYALRAFDSIRLVIQEIDILTGNSSSPEMLVGNMLSSNFSGLSGRIHFKEGQLLNTDILRIVNVVGRRYKELHFWLPTRGFSRTLNVKDENSSEVVDQTEGLADDVIWPGRWKQVPKGWTMPTPENPLRIGVPVKTFFEKFVVESIDDSTKKMEYSGFCIDLFFNVLERLNYNLSYEFVPHYGIYDELIMGVYNKTYDAAVGDLTILEERTKYVEFTQPYTESGLTMIVPAKSENSMWMFLKPFTFKLWMATTAAFIYTMLIVWLMEHQSNPDFRGPWKNQISTTVWFTFSSVFFAHKENINSNLSRVVVILWLFVVFVLTSSYTASLSSLLTVQRLEPTVADMESLRTHNLTVGCGNDSFVKSYLTTVFDITNISAFDNIETNYVKELESKNIAALFLEVPYVKVFFNKYCKNYIATETSRFGGLGFAFQKGSPLALDFSRAILNLSENGTIKAIEDKWFAPSPDCSATESNIKTEGLTVHSFWGLYLVYGISSGTCFLIFIFLLWKSYFTYHEEKYQGHVTPRHHRGLKMAVSLARFFYNGTQSQSSPTGSSVVNEAQDSRREYGPPSDTSEELHISVPAYSISPFHKTLSHRYSC, via the exons ATGTCTGTTAAAACAGTTTCaaaactttgtttattttacGTTGTACTCATCTTCCTTTTCTGCCTGACCTGCCATGGGGTTGAGGCGTCCGATAGTGAGGACGGGATTATAAACATCGGTGCAATTATCGATAAGAATTCCAGTATTGGGAAGCGAGAGATTACGGCCATGAATGTCGCAGTGCAAAGTTTCAACAGTAACTCAACAAGCCACAAGCTCTCCCTTCACATCCGGGACCATGGAAGAGACCCCTTCCAAGCTGCTACTGCAg CCGAGAAGCTGATTAAGGAAGAGAAGGTGAAAGTGATTGTTGGCATGGAGACATGGGAGGAAGCAGCTCCAGTTGCTGATATAGGAAGCCGGGATCAAGTTCCTGTTGTTTCATTTGCAACACCTGCTATAACACCTTCATCAATGTCTCTTCGATGGCCTTTCTTGATAAGAATGGCTAACAATGATTCTGAACAAATAAATTGCATTGTGGCTCTAGCTCAGTCCTATAATTGGAGAAGAGTTGTAGCCGTATATGAAGATAATGCATATGGAGGAGATTCTGGGAAATTGGCTCTTTTATCTGAGGGTCTTCAACGCGTTAGTTCTGAAATTGAGTATCACTTGGTTCTTCCACCGACTTCTTCCATATCTGACATGAAAGAAATTGTTCGAGATGAGCTAGAAAAGATACACGATGTACAATCACGGGTTTTCGTCGTTCTTCAGTCATCCTTGCCTATGATTATTCACCTGTTTAGAGAGGCTAAAAAGATGGGATTTTTAAGGGGAGACTCGGCATGGATAGTTACAGATACTGTTGCAAATTACCTAGACTCTCTTAACACCGATGTCATCTCCTCTATGGAAGGTACTCTAGGAATCAAGAATTACTATTATGAAACGGGTACTTCTTATCAGGAGTTTTGTTCCCAGTTCCAGAGAAATTTCACGGCTGAATATCCAGAAGAAGGTTACTTTAAGCCAGGAATTTATGCACTTCGAGCGTTTGATAGCATTAGACTCGTAATACAGGAGATAGACATATTGACTGGTAACAGTAGCAGTCCCGAAATGTTGGTAGGAAATATGTTATCTAGTAATTTTTCTGGGTTAAGTGGCAGAATTCATTTCAAAGAAGGTCAGCTATTGAACACAGACATTCTCAGGATTGTCAATGTCGTTGGAAGAAGATACAAGGAGCTTCACTTCTGGTTGCCAACGCGTGGATTCTCGAGGACACTCAACGTTAAAGATGAAAATAGTAGTGAAGTTGTTGATCAAACAGAAGGTTTGGCTGATGATGTGATTTGGCCTGGGAGGTGGAAGCAAGTGCCGAAAGGATGGACAATGCCTACGCCTGAAAACCCATTGAGAATCGGAGTCCCAGTTAAAACCTTTTTCGAGAAGTTTGTGGTTGAATCGATCGATGATTCTACTAAAAAGATGGAATATTCTGGCTTCTGCATTGATCTTTTCTTTAACGTGCTAGAAAGGCTGAACTATAATCTATCATACGAATTTGTACCTCATTATGGCATTTATGATGAACTGATTATGGGCGTTTACAACAAG ACTTATGATGCTGCAGTAGGCGATTTGACCATTCTAGAGGAAAGAACAAAATACGTGGAATTTACCCAGCCATACACTGAGTCAGGGTTGACGATGATAGTTCCAGCCAAGTCTGAAAATTCAATGTGGATGTTCTTGAAGCCTTTCACCTTTAAATTGTGGATGGCCACCACTGCCGCCTTCATCTACACGATGCTAATCGTATGGCTTATGGAGCATCAGTCAAATCCTGATTTCAGAGGCCCCTGGAAGAATCAAATAAGCACCACTGTTTGGTTCACTTTCTCTTCTGTCTTCTTTGCTCACA aagaaaatattaatagcaACTTGAGTCGAGTAGTGGTTATACTGTGGCTGTTCGTTGTGTTTGTGTTGACATCGAGCTACACTGCTAGTCTGTCTTCACTGCTCACCGTCCAGCGACTTGAACCAACTGTTGCAGATATGGAGTCCCTAAGGACGCACAACTTAACTGTTGGCTGTGGTAACGATTCGTTTGTAAAGAGTTACCTCACCACTGTGTTCGACATTACAAATATTAGCGCCTTTGACAATATAGAAACCAATTATGTTAAAGAACTTGAAAGCAAGAACATCGCTGCCTTATTTCTTGAAGTTCCATACGTAAAAGTCTTCTTCAACAAGTACTGCAAAAATTACATTGCCACAGAAACCTCCAGATTTGGAGGCTTGGGATTT GCATTTCAAAAAGGTTCCCCTCTAGCGCTTGATTTTTCCAGGGCCATTCTGAATCTATCAGAGAATGGGACAATAAAAGCAATTGAAGACAAGTGGTTTGCGCCTTCACCCGATTGTTCAGCCACTGAAAGCAATATTAAAACGGAAGGCTTGACTGTCCATAGCTTCTGGGGTCTCTACCTTGTATATGGCATCAGTTCTGGTACTTGTTTTCtgattttcatctttctattaTGGAAAAGCTATTTTACGTATCACGAAGAGAAATACCAGGGCCATGTGACCCCAAGGCACCACCGTGGCTTGAAAATGGCGGTTAGTCTTGCAAGGTTTTTTTATAATGGAACGCAGAGTCAGAGTAGTCCAACAGGAAGTTCAGTTGTTAATGAAGCACAGGATTCCAGGCGTGAATATGGACCTCCTTCTGACACTTCAGAGGAGCTTCATATCTCTGTACCGGCGTATTCTATTAGCCCGTTCCACAAAACGTTGTCGCATAGATACAGCTGTTAA